From the genome of Yersinia enterocolitica, one region includes:
- a CDS encoding cysteine desulfurase SufS, whose protein sequence is MSFPIEQVRADFPLLSRQVNGQPLAYLDSAASAQKPQVVIDRELNFYREGYAAVHRGIHTLSSEATQQMEAVRSQVAGFINAASAEEIVFVKGTTEAINLVANSYGRHFLSAGDSIIITEMEHHANIVPWQMLATDLGVEIRIWPLTATGELELAALVGLIDDTTRLLAITQVSNVLGTVNPIQQIVAQAKAAGLVVLVDGAQAIMHQSIDVQALDCDFYVFSGHKLYGPSGIGILYGKSELLQHMPPWEGGGSMIKTVSLTQGTTFADAPWRFEAGSPNTAGIMGLGAAISYVTDVGLAQIQHYEQSLMQYALEQLGQVNSLTLYGPQARAGVIAFNLGVHHAYDVGSFLDQYGIAIRTGHHCAMPLMAFYQVPSMCRASLALYNTREEVDRLVAGLQRIEKLLG, encoded by the coding sequence ATGAGTTTCCCTATCGAACAGGTCAGAGCTGACTTTCCACTGCTGAGCCGTCAGGTTAACGGCCAGCCGCTGGCCTATCTGGACAGCGCCGCCAGCGCACAGAAGCCACAAGTGGTCATCGACAGGGAGCTTAACTTTTATCGTGAGGGTTATGCCGCAGTCCATCGTGGTATCCATACCCTAAGTAGCGAAGCGACCCAACAGATGGAAGCGGTGCGCAGCCAGGTTGCGGGTTTTATTAATGCCGCCTCGGCTGAAGAGATTGTTTTCGTTAAAGGGACTACCGAGGCCATCAACCTGGTGGCTAACAGTTATGGCCGTCATTTCCTGAGCGCCGGTGACAGCATCATCATCACTGAGATGGAGCATCACGCCAATATTGTGCCGTGGCAGATGTTAGCAACTGACTTGGGTGTTGAAATTCGTATCTGGCCGCTGACGGCGACCGGGGAACTTGAGTTGGCGGCATTGGTGGGCTTGATTGATGATACCACCCGGTTGTTGGCGATTACTCAGGTTTCCAATGTATTGGGGACCGTGAATCCCATACAGCAGATTGTTGCTCAGGCTAAAGCTGCTGGTCTGGTGGTGCTGGTGGATGGTGCGCAGGCTATCATGCATCAATCGATAGATGTGCAGGCATTGGATTGTGATTTTTATGTCTTCTCCGGCCATAAACTTTATGGGCCGTCAGGCATTGGTATTTTATACGGCAAGAGTGAACTGCTACAACACATGCCGCCATGGGAAGGGGGCGGTTCGATGATCAAAACCGTTAGCCTGACGCAAGGTACCACTTTTGCTGATGCGCCATGGCGTTTCGAGGCCGGTTCACCCAATACCGCAGGCATTATGGGGCTGGGTGCGGCAATCAGTTATGTTACTGATGTTGGACTTGCGCAGATCCAGCACTATGAGCAGTCGCTGATGCAGTATGCCTTGGAGCAACTGGGTCAGGTAAACAGCCTGACACTTTATGGCCCGCAAGCCCGTGCCGGGGTTATCGCGTTTAATTTAGGGGTGCACCACGCGTATGATGTTGGCAGTTTCCTTGACCAATACGGTATCGCGATTCGTACTGGTCATCATTGTGCCATGCCTCTGATGGCGTTCTACCAGGTTCCGAGTATGTGTCGTGCCTCATTAGCACTTTATAATACCCGTGAGGAAGTAGATCGCTTGGTGGCAGGGCTACAGCGCATTGAAAAATTGCTAGGTTGA
- a CDS encoding cysteine desulfuration protein SufE, producing MAVLPDKDKLIRNFSRCLNWEEKYLYVIELGGQLAALTEQQRQPENLISGCQSQVWIAMTTSDEGQVVFAGDSDAAIVKGLVAVVFILYQGLTPQQIIELDVRPFFADLALSQHLTPSRSQGLEAMIRAIRIKAASLKTH from the coding sequence ATGGCTGTTTTGCCAGATAAAGATAAATTGATTCGTAACTTTTCCCGTTGTTTGAATTGGGAAGAAAAGTATCTGTATGTGATCGAGTTGGGTGGGCAGTTGGCAGCGTTAACGGAACAGCAGCGCCAGCCGGAGAATCTTATTTCCGGTTGCCAAAGCCAAGTGTGGATTGCCATGACAACCTCTGATGAGGGCCAGGTGGTTTTTGCCGGTGACAGTGATGCGGCTATCGTTAAAGGGTTGGTCGCGGTGGTGTTTATCCTTTATCAAGGTTTAACGCCACAACAGATAATCGAATTGGATGTTCGGCCATTTTTTGCCGACTTAGCCCTGAGTCAGCACCTGACACCATCGCGTTCGCAAGGTCTGGAAGCGATGATCCGTGCTATTCGTATTAAAGCGGCAAGTTTAAAAACTCACTAA
- a CDS encoding L,D-transpeptidase, translating to MKRALTLIGMLFATCMAGSITAANATEYPLPPANSRLIGENTTYTVPNDGRPLEAIAADYKIGLLGMLEANPGADPYLPLPGSVLTIPTQMLLPDTPREGIVINLAELRLYYYPKGQNKVIVYPIGIGQLGRNTPTMTTSVSQKIPNPTWTPTANIRKHYLAQGVTLPSVVPAGPENPMGLFAMRLSAGGGEYLIHGTNANFGIGMRVSSGCIRLRPDDIKALFSSVPKGTRVQIVNEPVKYSVEPDGKRYVEVHQPLSRVDSDDPQTMPIAISSSLLKFMSDSQTDAQVVQDAIVRRAGMPVIVTVGETAPVEAPAAVAPQGEQQAQPQTEEQQPADEAAPKLVQPGPVYSAAN from the coding sequence ATGAAACGTGCATTAACTTTGATTGGTATGTTATTCGCAACTTGTATGGCGGGAAGTATCACCGCTGCCAATGCGACCGAGTATCCTCTGCCGCCAGCCAATAGCCGTCTGATTGGTGAAAATACTACCTATACCGTTCCAAACGATGGCCGTCCGCTTGAGGCTATTGCTGCCGATTATAAAATCGGTTTGCTGGGGATGCTCGAAGCCAACCCAGGTGCTGACCCGTATTTGCCGTTACCGGGTTCAGTATTAACTATCCCGACCCAGATGTTGCTGCCTGATACCCCACGTGAAGGTATCGTCATCAACCTGGCTGAGCTGCGTCTTTATTACTACCCTAAAGGCCAGAACAAGGTCATCGTATATCCTATCGGTATCGGCCAGTTAGGGCGTAATACTCCGACGATGACGACGTCTGTTAGCCAGAAGATCCCGAATCCGACTTGGACACCGACTGCGAACATCCGTAAGCACTACCTGGCACAAGGCGTTACCTTGCCATCAGTTGTTCCAGCAGGGCCGGAAAACCCAATGGGCCTGTTTGCTATGCGTCTGTCAGCCGGCGGCGGTGAGTACTTGATCCACGGTACTAATGCCAACTTTGGTATCGGTATGCGTGTCAGCTCCGGGTGTATCCGTTTACGTCCTGATGATATCAAGGCACTGTTCAGCTCAGTACCTAAAGGTACTCGCGTACAGATAGTCAACGAACCGGTTAAATATTCCGTAGAACCTGATGGTAAACGTTATGTGGAAGTTCATCAGCCGTTGTCCCGTGTAGACAGTGATGACCCACAAACGATGCCAATTGCGATTAGCAGCAGCCTACTGAAGTTTATGAGTGACAGCCAGACTGATGCTCAAGTGGTCCAGGATGCGATTGTACGCCGCGCTGGCATGCCCGTCATCGTAACGGTAGGTGAGACTGCCCCTGTAGAGGCTCCGGCCGCTGTAGCGCCTCAGGGCGAGCAACAGGCACAACCGCAGACAGAAGAGCAGCAACCGGCTGATGAAGCCGCACCTAAGCTGGTTCAGCCAGGTCCGGTCTACTCCGCCGCTAATTAA
- a CDS encoding murein lipoprotein (major outer membrane lipoprotein; interacts with peptidoglycan to maintain the integrity of the cell envelope) has translation MNRTKLVLGAVILASTMLAGCSSNAKIDQLSSDVQTLNAKVDQLSNDVNAIRSDVQAAKDDAARANQRLDNQAHAYKK, from the coding sequence ATGAATCGTACTAAACTTGTACTGGGCGCGGTAATCCTGGCTTCAACTATGCTGGCTGGTTGTTCAAGCAATGCTAAAATCGACCAACTGTCTTCTGACGTTCAAACTCTGAACGCTAAAGTTGACCAACTGAGCAACGACGTGAACGCAATCCGTTCTGACGTTCAAGCAGCTAAAGACGATGCAGCACGTGCTAACCAACGTCTGGACAACCAAGCTCACGCTTACAAGAAGTAA
- a CDS encoding pyruvate kinase PykF (catalyzes the formation of phosphoenolpyruvate from pyruvate) translates to MNDKKTKIVCTIGPKTESEEMLTKLLDAGMNVMRLNFSHGDYEEHGQRIKNIRTVMAKTGHKAGILLDTKGPEIRTMKLEGGKDAALVAGQTFTFTTDQSVIGNDNIVAVTYPGFAADLKIGNTVLVDDGLIGMEVTEVTESTVVCKVLNNGDLGENKGVNLPGVSIQLPALAEKDKADLIFGCEQGVDFVAASFIRKRSDVLEIREHLKAHGGEHIQIISKIENQEGLNNFDEILEASDGIMVARGDLGVEIPVEEVIFAQKMMIEKCNRARKVVITATQMLDSMIKNPRPTRAEAGDVANAILDGTDAVMLSGESAKGKYPLESVTIMATICERTDRIMPSRIDTLNDNRKMRITEAVCRGAVETAEKLEAKLIIVATGGGKSAKSVRKYFPTATILALTTNETTARQLILTKGVVTQLVDKIASTDDFYRIGKEAALASGLAQKGEVVVMVSGALVASGTTNTASVHVL, encoded by the coding sequence ATGAACGACAAAAAGACTAAAATTGTTTGTACTATCGGTCCCAAAACCGAATCTGAAGAAATGCTGACAAAACTGCTTGATGCCGGCATGAACGTTATGCGTTTGAACTTTTCTCATGGTGACTATGAAGAACATGGTCAACGTATCAAGAATATTCGTACTGTCATGGCAAAAACCGGCCACAAAGCTGGCATCCTGCTGGACACCAAAGGCCCTGAAATCCGCACCATGAAACTGGAAGGCGGCAAAGATGCAGCCCTGGTTGCCGGTCAAACTTTCACCTTTACCACGGATCAAAGTGTTATCGGTAACGACAACATCGTTGCTGTGACTTATCCCGGTTTTGCTGCTGACCTGAAAATTGGTAATACCGTGCTGGTTGACGATGGTCTGATCGGCATGGAAGTGACTGAAGTCACTGAAAGTACCGTGGTATGTAAAGTACTGAACAACGGTGACCTGGGTGAAAACAAAGGCGTTAACCTGCCAGGAGTTTCTATCCAGCTACCTGCATTGGCTGAAAAAGATAAAGCTGACCTGATCTTTGGTTGTGAGCAAGGTGTGGACTTCGTTGCAGCCTCGTTTATCCGTAAACGTTCAGACGTGCTGGAAATTCGCGAACACCTGAAAGCGCACGGTGGCGAGCATATCCAAATCATCTCTAAAATCGAAAACCAGGAAGGTCTGAATAACTTCGACGAAATCCTGGAAGCATCTGACGGTATCATGGTTGCCCGTGGTGACCTGGGTGTTGAGATCCCGGTTGAAGAAGTTATCTTCGCGCAGAAGATGATGATTGAGAAATGTAACCGCGCTCGCAAAGTTGTTATCACTGCAACGCAAATGCTCGATTCAATGATCAAAAACCCACGCCCTACCCGTGCAGAAGCTGGCGACGTTGCTAACGCCATTCTGGATGGTACAGACGCCGTGATGCTGTCGGGTGAAAGCGCCAAGGGTAAGTACCCATTAGAGTCTGTCACCATCATGGCGACCATCTGTGAGCGTACAGACCGAATTATGCCTAGCCGCATTGATACGCTGAATGATAATCGTAAAATGCGTATCACCGAAGCCGTTTGCCGTGGCGCGGTAGAAACAGCAGAAAAGCTGGAAGCAAAACTGATTATCGTTGCCACTGGTGGCGGTAAATCAGCAAAATCAGTGCGTAAATACTTCCCTACCGCCACCATTCTGGCATTGACCACCAATGAAACCACCGCACGTCAGCTTATTCTGACTAAAGGCGTGGTGACTCAACTGGTCGATAAGATTGCTTCGACTGATGATTTCTACCGCATCGGTAAAGAAGCTGCTTTGGCCAGCGGTCTGGCACAGAAAGGCGAAGTTGTGGTTATGGTTTCTGGTGCTCTGGTAGCAAGTGGCACCACCAATACTGCTTCGGTGCACGTGTTATAA